From Cinclus cinclus chromosome 2, bCinCin1.1, whole genome shotgun sequence, one genomic window encodes:
- the RFXAP gene encoding regulatory factor X-associated protein: protein MRARCGHGPWKEIETIQVPRSPLSYFPEDLEERTAHENEFAQKVRNLSMNRASGFHGSVEPRARTTRSQTPPGPLPRPQAQTPSRRPGGGAIITGPHPRARPGRVRGAGAGAGAARSETGLAGPGRAGHGTAALQGSPAAAPTSSASSSSSSPPQQQLTLFVMQPVGEEEGAGGVVLQPSADQQLPPSASGGLMVFYELGTSGEVEVVEEEAEAAGGESTASLEELEEEEAAAPGTASGEAAAAGGECKSCTYEGCSETTTQVVKQRKPWMCKRHRNKIYKDKYKRKKSDQALGGGGAAAAGGGPRAEDSVEGSVSVAKQRTGSIGDRPARPTLLEQVLNKKRLSLLRSPEVVQFLQKQQQLLSQQALEQRQQQFQGAPG from the exons ATGAGGGCAAGGTGTGGGCATGGACCGTGGAAGGAGATCGAGACCATCCAAGTCCCTCGAAGCCCTCTGAGCTATTTCCCAGAAGATCTGGAAGAACGGACTGCGCACGAGAATGAATTTGCACAGAAAGTGAGAAACCTGTCCATGAACAG AGCCTCTGGCTTCCACGGCTCCGTTGAACCACGAGCACGCACCACGCGGAGCCAAACCCCGCCAGGGCCTCTACCGCGCCCACAAGCGCAAACTCCCTCACGGCGCCCCGGGGGCGGGGCCATCATTACCGGGCCCCACCCCCGAGCGCGGCCGGGGCGCGTGCGCGGCGCAGGCGCAGGCGCGGGAGCGGCGCGCTCAGAGACCGGCCTGGCTGGGCCTGGCCGGGCCGGGCACGGCACTGCCGCCCTGCAGGGcagccccgccgccgctcccaCCTCCTCcgcttcttcctcctcctcgtcGCCGCCGCAGCAGCAGCTGACGCTGTTTGTCATGCAGCCGGTCGGCGaggaggagggggcggggggggtggTGCTGCAGCCGAGTGCCGACCAGCAGCTGCCGCCCTCCGCTAGCGGCGGCCTGATGGTGTTCTACGAGCTGGGGACCTCCGGCGAGGTCGaggtggtggaggaggaggccgAGGCGGCGGGCGGCGAGAGCACGgccagcctggaggagctggaggaggaggaggcggcggcgccggggACTGCGAGCGGCGAAGCGGCGGCGGCAGGCGGCGAGTGCAAGAGCTGCACGTACGAGGGCTGCAGCGAGACCACCACGCAGGTGGTGAAGCAGCGCAAGCCCTGGATGTGCAAGCGGCACCGCAACAAGATCTACAAGGACAAGTACAAGCGCAAGAAGAGCGACCAGGCCCTGGGGGGCGGCggagcggcggccgcggggggcggcccGCGGGCCGAG GATAGTGTTGAAGGTTCAGTGTCTGTTGCAAAGCAGAGAACGGGATCCATTGGAGATCGCCCAGCAAGACCTACTCTTTTAGAACAAGTATTGAATAAAAAGAGGCTG